A single region of the Triticum dicoccoides isolate Atlit2015 ecotype Zavitan chromosome 2B, WEW_v2.0, whole genome shotgun sequence genome encodes:
- the LOC119365746 gene encoding probable histidine kinase 1, with protein sequence MENPGKDREDALKDVEFREQPRRVDLNWLMEIANTEKGAFQMQSFVKQWEYKRVNTAQLLNEELARLSEQRKEIGQKKQQMLEEEERHNALKCSSQESSDTSHDQELEDDAEHDTISYWKRRALRSEKAHQADLQRERSLEEKLEEYMKKFQPETPAEEFSGMLKRADYFLHLILQSAPIVIAHQDAELRYRYIFNHFPTLADEDVIGKTDHEMLSGEGIDEMNKVKREVMAKGIPTKREFVFDTPLFGQKTFVVYIEPVFTKSGETIGVNYVAMDITDQVKTREKMTDIRVREAVQKAKETEHSRSLNITEETTQAQQMLATMSHEIRSPLSEVLSIADILATTKLDQEQHQLLEVMLSAGNAVLQSINGILGLSKEESGVMKLHPAIFRPREIVKHVLQTASSFMKKELTLEGCIGDDVPSEVITDAQKIQEILTNLISFSNAVKFTHEGKVGINLNIVDKQQLKCKREHTRPHYASPVNTATEYYAAWPSHSDKDASHCSNRADAHQNGIPSNENCTEETVWLRFDVYDTGMGTPEKSLPFLFKRYMHTNDYHTTKYGGTGLGLAVCKQLVDLMGGTLTVLSKENEGSTFSVMLPCTIPAGKAQ encoded by the exons ATGGAGAATCCTGGGAAGGACCGCGAAGATGCGCTCAAGGATGTCGAATTCAGGGAGCAACCCCGTCGTGTGGATCTCAACTGGCTAATGGAAATAGCAAACACCGAGAAAGGCGCTTTTCAAATGCAGTCCTTTGTGAAGCAGTGGGAATACAAGAGGGTCAACACTGCCCAGCTCCTGAATGAAGAGCTCGCTCGTCTTTCTGAGCAGCGAAAAGAGATCGGGCAAAAGAAGCAGCAAATGCTAGAGGAGGAGGAACGTCACAATGCCCTGAAGTGTTCGAGCCAAGAGAGCAGTGACACTTCTCATGACCAGGAGCTTGAAGATGATGCAGAGCATGACACTATCTCCTACTGGAAACGGCGAGCGCTGCGGTCGGAGAAAGCGCACCAGGCAGACCTGCAAAGGGAGCGTTCCTTGGAGGAGAAGCTGGAGGAGTATATGAAGAAATTTCAGCCAGAAACACCGGCGGAGGAATTCTCTGGGATGTTAAAACGGGCCGATTATTTCTTGCACCTCATTCTCCAAAGTGCCCCCATTGTGATTGCTCATCAG GATGCTGAGTTGCGGTACCGCTACATATTTAATCACTTTCCGACACTGGCAGATGAG GATGTTATTGGTAAAACAGACCATGAGATGTTGTCAGGAGAGGGTATAGACGAGATGAATAAGGTCAAGAGAGAGGTTATGGCCAAGGGTATACCGACTAAGAGAGAGTTTGTATTTGATACTCCATTGTTTGGACAAAAGACCTTTGTGGTATACATTGAACCGGTCTTCACCAAGTCTGGGGAAACAATTGGTGTGAATTATGTTGCAATGGACATCACAGACCAG GTGAAAACAAGAGAGAAAATGACAGACATAAGGGTGAGGGAAGCTGTTCAAAAAGCCAAGGAAACAGAGCATAGCAGATCACTTAATATTACAG aagaaacaacacaagcacAACAAATGCTAGCCACAATGTCACATGAGATCAGATCTCCCCTTTCAGAAGTCCTTAGCATTGCTGACATTCTCGCAACTACCAAACTGGATCAAGAACAACATCAGTTGCTAGAGGTTATGTTATCCGCTGGAAATGCTGTGTTACAGTCGATCAATGGCATCCTTGGTCTCTCCAAAGAAGAGTCGG GAGTTATGAAACTACATCCGGCAATATTTAGACCAAGGGAAATAGTTAAACATGTACTCCAAACTGCATCATCATTTATGAAGAAGGAATTGACCCTTGAAGGGTGCATAGGTGATGATGTTCCATCAGAG GTCATAACTGATGCACAAAAGATTCAGGAAATTCTGACAAACTTAATCAG tttcagcaatgcGGTGAAGTTTACACATGAAGGGAAGGTTGGGATAAACCTTAATATTGTAGATAAGCAGCAACTGAAATGCAAAAGAGAACATACAAGGCCTCATTATGCAAGCCCAGTTAACACTGCAACAGAATATTATGCTGCCTGGCCAAGCCATAGTGATAAAGATGCCTCGCATTGCTCAAACCGTGCAGATGCTCATCAGAATGGCATTCCATCAAATGAAAATTGTACGGAGGAAACTGTTTGGCTTCGCTTCGATGTTTATGACACTGGAATGGGGACACCAG AGAAGTCATTACCGTTTCTGTTCAAGAGGTATATGCATACCAATGATTACCATACAACAAAATATGGCGGGACAGGGCTTGGCCTTGCTGTCTGCAAGCAGTTG GTGGACTTGATGGGCGGTACTCTCACTGTGCTTAGTAAGGAGAATGAAGGGTCAACATTTTCAGTCATGCTGCCTTGCACAATTCCTGCAGGAAAAGCACAGTGA
- the LOC119365747 gene encoding BTB/POZ and MATH domain-containing protein 2-like: protein MGDHREFPAIAPGHCLPKTSSMSVTDSVTAVHDFRVTGYSLLDGMGVGRFVSSSVFTVGGLDWAVRFYPDGSTANCLGNASAFLYYCSRDKDVRARFTLNLMENDGRLSQVTNSYMKHTFSPASDNWGFIKFIEKSKIQGSPFLENDCLTIRCLLTVTKESRTQDVETNSIVVPPSNLHQDFGNMLRDGEGADVTFTVCGQLFHAHRCVLAFRSPVFRAELFGPLRENATESIKIDDMEPMIFEALLHFIYTDTLPDNCNDGKAAAMQHMLVAADRYGIDRLRLLCERKLSEAIDVETVSTTLALAEQHHCSQLRGACIRFMASPDMLGPVMLTDGFKHLVASCPLILKEVLDEVSRIWRDKSS, encoded by the coding sequence atggGTGATCACCGCGAATTCCCCGCCATCGCGCCGGGCCACTGCCTGCCCAAGACGTCGTCGATGAGCGTGACGGACTCGGTCACCGCCGTCCACGACTTCCGGGTCACGGGCTACTCGCTGCTCGACGGCATGGGCGTCGGCAGGTTCGTCAGCTCCAGCGTCTTCACCGTCGGCGGCCTCGACTGGGCCGTCAGGTTCTACCCGGACGGCTCCACCGCCAACTGCCTCGGCAACGCCTCCGCCTTCCTCTACTACTGCAGCCGCGACAAGGACGTCAGGGCCAGGTTCACCCTCAACCTCATGGAGAACGACGGCCGCCTCTCCCAGGTAACCAACTCCTACATGAAGCACACATTCTCTCCGGCGAGCGACAATTGGGGCTTCATCAAGTTCATCGAGAAGTCCAAGATCCAGGGCTCGCCCTTCCTCGAGAACGACTGCCTCACCATCAGGTGCCTGCTCACCGTCACCAAGGAGTCCCGCACCCAAGACGTCGAGACCAATTCGATCGTGGTTCCGCCGTCGAATCTGCACCAGGATTTCGGGAACATGCTGCGTGACGGGGAAGGTGCGGACGTGACGTTCACTGTGTGCGGCCAATTGTTCCATGCTCACAGGTGTGTTTTGGCCTTCCGCTCCCCTGTCTTCAGAGCAGAGCTCTTTGGCCCGCTGAGAGAAAATGCCACAGAGAGCATCAAGATAGATGACATGGAGCCTATGATATTCGAGGCGCTTCTTCACTTCATCTACACAGACACCCTGCCTGATAACTGCAATGATGGAAAGGCTGCGGCTATGCAGCACATGCTCGTCGCCGCGGATCGGTACGGCATCGACAGGCTAAGGTTGCTGTGTGAAAGAAAGCTGAGCGAAGCAATTGATGTGGAAACAGTGTCAACCACCCTGGCTTTAGCAGAGCAACACCACTGCTCGCAGCTGCGAGGAGCCTGCATCAGATTCATGGCGTCGCCGGACATGCTTGGCCCGGTCATGTTAACCGACGGATTCAAGCATCTCGTAGCTAGCTGCCCGCTGATTTTGAAGGAGGTATTGGACGAGGTGTCCCGCATTTGGCGCGACAAGTCTTcttag